The following coding sequences are from one Scomber japonicus isolate fScoJap1 chromosome 3, fScoJap1.pri, whole genome shotgun sequence window:
- the myl9b gene encoding myosin regulatory light polypeptide 9b encodes MSSKRAKGKTTKKRPQRATSNVFAMFDQSQIQEFKEAFNMIDQNRDGFIDKEDLHDMLASLGKNPSDEYLEGMMSEAPGPINFTMFLTMFGERLNGTDPEDVIRNAFACFDEEGSGVIHEDHLRELLTTMGDRFTDEEVDELFREAPIDKKGNFNYAEFTRILKHGAKDKDDE; translated from the exons ATGTCAAGCAAACGCGCCAAGGGAAAGACCACCAAGAAGCGTCCCCAGAGGGCCACCTCCAATGTCTTCGCCATGTTCGACCAGTCTCAGATCCAGGAGTTCAAGGAGGCCTTCAACATGATCGACCAGAACAGAGATGGTTTCATCGACAAGGAGGATCTGCATGACATGCTGGCAAGTTTGG GTAAGAACCCCTCTGATGAATACCTGGAGGGGATGATGAGTGAAGCACCAGGGCCCATCAACTTCACCATGTTCCTCACCATGTTTGGAGAGAGGCTCAACGGAACAGACCCTGAGGATGTCATCCGCAACGCCTTTGCCTGCTTTGATGAGGAGGGATCTG GTGTGATCCATGAGgaccatctgagagagctgctGACAACCATGGGCGATCGCTTCACAGATGAAGAGGTGGACGAGCTGTTCCGTGAGGCGCCCATTGACAAGAAGGGCAACTTCAACTACGCAGAGTTCACCCGCATCCTCAAACACGGCGCCAAAGACAAAGATGACGAGTAG
- the dlgap4b gene encoding disks large-associated protein 4 isoform X1 codes for MKGLGTNHNRHLSDSCDPSSGHPEALYPQKTSTLPRSPYLLSPTMEHYGTMDPHLYPSANPGSLPPEYMLPLNNQLSNSSTFPRIHYNSYDQSDFSPPGDSIGGISTGTMGTSMSVGMGTGMGMAALSGRTPMITSGSATISHHMTKNQAPPNLLEQFDKQLPGGRDGFSTLQFHRTSAVAAAKQRTDSPGRIRYMLHSVQKLFAKSQSLESQNMKGNINGRSTGSGGGSSSTEDGGKQNRRSKSKDRGTKSEATSKRRPRSNMSGYWSSDDLDSSDLSSYHNTMTMMTLGRPTGHDSQGGQSRYIHSGYNTISSSKSSNDMKYQTLAGPGGGGGLGGLAGLGGAGSMLMNDSDYMKGGSWSTLTMGQPRQVIQKGSATLDRSMLKSKSCQQELTCNYLQVGRRGDWSSTLGRSGGANEIPCRRMRSGSYVKAMGDMEDSDDSEGSPKPSPKTAARRQSYLRATQQSLSDQLPPRNRTLDYTLLQGELDALWSPLHSVSSLHQLGRSMSSCLPSLRELSNNRSLDNLDCIGGTVSSLPQWDDDDFSQACSTLGRRSCMGQLRDLDMSHHYEDRSSESTYRGSRSHSQDNSEPPDLPMPTCFRSRSHSYLRAIQAGCSQDDDTASIDSGSPPPIDTTVHTYSTSTDGLSTQWKTWKEQFGSYLIATGLDKAPKEKQLAIFLQRLGTDRPHILPTRTVSTCITTCKKAAPPPVPPRTTSKPYISVTVQSSTESAQDNYLDQQDRRSEVNSQSSHAHSNSSDSLDSTRANSLARGIPRPPHIIPTPIATPREPLAPATANAATETSDSVLQHDSLKSLLNKVNLVAEEPLVAPAPRRKLSSIGIQVDCIQEVPREETPPLAKFQSIGVQVEDGWQLSRSSSMASKQETDSDTQEISAISHINNTKPTQKKVMVNSASQSMSSPPGQDSLDNGGTTGDTSSPPPPRQILNRSTTRSSSSSFSESLDPALDPSSLPPPDPWLESGNGSNSGAPQTVSGGTLCRRDGHWFLKLLQAETGRMEGWCQQMDQETKDNQLSEEVLGKVRSAVGSAQLLMSQKFQQFRGLCEQNLNVNANPRPTAQDLAGFWDLLQLSIEDISLKFDELYHLKSNDWQSVPSAAAQSPPERKDEENVAPPASKKPGKGRPSLGREKSADSSSTSSSASAEKQRQEARKRLLAAKKAASFRQNSATESADSIEIYVPEAQTRL; via the exons ATGAAAGGGTTGGGGACCAACCATAATAGACACCTGTCTGACTCCTGTGACCCATCTTCAGGCCATCCAGAGGCCCTCTACCCTCAGAAGACCAGCACCCTGCCACGCAGTCCTTACCTGCTGAGCCCCACAATGGAGCACTATGGCACCATGGACCCCCACCTCTACCCCTCAGCCAACCCAGGCTCCCTTCCACCAGAATACATGCTGCCCCTCAACAACCAGCTGTCAAACAGCAGCACCTTCCCCAGGATTCACTACAACTCCTATGACCAATCTGATTTCTCTCCACCCGGAGACAGCATTGGTGGAATAAGTACAGGGACCATGGGTACATCCATGTCTGTGGGCATGGGAACAGGCATGGGCATGGCAGCGCTGAGTGGACGAACACCTATGATTACAAGTGGCTCAGCAACTATATCACATCATATGACCAAGAATCAGGCACCACCCAATCTTCTGGAACAGTTTGATAAACAGCTACCTGGTGGCCGGGATGGATTCAGCACATTACAGTTCCATCGAACATCTGCAGTAGCTGCTGCCAAGCAGCGCACAGACAGTCCTGGTCGCATTCGTTACATGCTGCACTCAGTGCAGAAGCTCTTTGCAAAATCCCAGTCACTTGAGAGCCAGAACATGAAAGGAAATATCAATGGACGCTCCACAGGCAGTGGTGGAGGCTCATCTAGTACCGAAGATGGAGGGAAGCAAAATCGCAGATCCAAAAGTAAAGATCGTGGTACAAAATCAGAGGCAACTTCCAAACGACGACCACGCTCTAACATGTCAGGTTACTGGAGCTCAGATGACTTAGACAGCAGTGATTTGAGCAGTTACCATAATACAATGACCATGATGACTCTGGGGCGTCCAACTGGCCATGACAGTCAAGGGGGCCAGAGCAGATACATCCACAGTGGCTACAACACTATCAGCTCCTCCAAAAGCAGCAATGACATGAAGTATCAGACCCTCGCCGGGCCTGGGGGCGGAGGTGGACTTGGGGGACTTGCGGGACTTGGAGGAGCAGGAAGTATGTTAATGAATGATAGTGATTATATGAAAGGAGGGTCCTGGTCCACATTAACCATGGGCCAACCGAGACAGGTGATCCAGAAGGGCTCAGCCACTCTGGACAGGTCCATGCTCAAGTCCAAATCTTGCCAACAGGAGCTAACCTGCAACTACCTGCAGGTTGGAAGACGG GGGGATTGGAGTAGCACATTAGGCCGCAGTGGGGGTGCCAATGAAATTCCATGTCGACGGATGCGCAGTGGTAGCTATGTGAAGGCCATGGGAGACATGGAAGACAGCGACGACTCGGAGGGGAGTCCCAAACCTTCACCAAAAACCGCTGCTCGTCGCCAGAGCTACCTCAGGGCTACACAGCAGTCTCTGAGCGACCAGCTACCCCCACGCAA CAGAACCCTGGATTACACCTTGTTGCAGGGGGAGCTGGATGCCCTGTGGTCTCCACTCCACAGTGTGTCCTCTCTGCACCAGCTGGGCAGGTCAATGAGCAG CTGTCTTCCGTCTCTCAGAGAGCTCTCCAATAACCGCAGCCTGGACAACCTAGACTGTATTGGGGGTACAGTCTCATCTTTGCCACAATGGGATGATGATGACTTCAGCCAAGCCTGCAGCACCTTGGGCAGACGTAGCTGCATGGGACAG CTACGGGACCTGGATATGAGTCATCATTATGAGGACCGCAGCTCCGAGTCCACATACAGAGGTTCCCGTTCCCATTCTCAGGACAACTCAGAGCCTCCAGACTTGCCCATGCCTACATGCTTCCGATCCCGCAGTCACAGCTACCTAAGAGCAATCCAGGCTGGCTGTTCCCAAGATGACGACACAGCATCCATAGACTCAGGCTCACCTCCTCCAATTGACACCACTGTTCACACCTACAGCACCAGCACTG ACGGCCTTTCTACACAGTGGAAGACATGGAAAGAACAGTTTGGCTCTTACCTGATAGCCACTGGCTTGGACAAAGCCCCAAAGGAGAAACAACTTGCAATTTTTCTTCAACGGTTGGGGACAGACAGACCACACATCCTACCCACACGCACAG tCTCTACATGCATAACCACCTGTAAGAAGGCTGCTCCTCCACCAGTGCCGCCCCGTACAACCTCCAAGCCCTACATCTCTGTGACGGTACAGAGCAGCACAGAGTCAGCCCAGGACAACTACCTGGATCAGCAGGATCgtaggtcagaggtcaacagCCAGTCAAGCCACGCACATAGCAACTCATCTGACAGCCTTGACAGCACCCGTGCCAACAGCTTGGCCCGTGGAATACCCCGCCCTCCACACATCATCCCCACTCCCATCGCCACCCCGAGAGAGCCACTCGCCCCCGCCACTGCCAATGCAGCCACTGAGACAAGTGACTCAGTACTCCAACATGATTCCCTGAAATCACTATTAAATAAAGTGAATCTAGTGGCAGAGGAGCCCCTAGTGGCCCCAGCACCCAGGCGTAAACTGTCATCCATTGGCATACAG GTTGACTGTATTCAGGAAGTTCCACGAGAAGAGACCCCACCACTGGCCAAATTTCAGTCAATTGGAGTACAGGTGGAGGACGGGTGGCA GCTCAGTCGCTCCAGTAGCATGGCCTCAAAACAAGAAACAGATTCAGACACACAAGAAATTTCTGCCATTTCCCATATCAATAATACCAAACCCACTCAGAAGAAAGTCATGGTCAATAGTGCCAGCCAATCCATGAGCTCCCCCCCTGGACAGGACTCATTAGACAACGGAGGCACTACTGGTGACACCtcctcacctccacctccaaGGCAGATCCTCAACCGCTCCACCACACGAAGTagctcttcctctttctcagaAAGTCTGGACCCAGCGCTGGACCCCTCATCACTACCACCTCCAGACCCCTGGCTGGAGAGTGGGAATGGGAGTAACAGCGGCGCCCCCCAAACTGTAAGTGGGGGAACACTTTGTCGGAGAGATGGCCACTGGTTCCTAAAGCTGCTGCAGGCCGAAacaggacggatggaaggatggTGCCAGCAGATGGATCAGGAGACCAAAGACAACCAGCTCTCAGAGGAAG TGCTGGGCAAGGTCCGCAGTGCAGTTGGAAGCGCCCAGCTCTTAATGTCCCAGAAGTTCCAGCAGTTCCGGGGACTGTGCGAACAAAACTTG AATGTGAATGCCAATCCGAGGCCCACAGCCCAGGACCTGGCTGGTTTCTGGGACCTGCTGCAGCTCTCCATCGAAGACATCAGCCTCAAGTTCGATGAGCTCTACCATCTCAAGTCCAATGACTGGCAGTCTGTGCCATCTGCGGCTGCCCAGTCGCCCCCTGAGCGGAAG GACGAGGAGAACGTGGCCCCTCCGGCATCAAAGAAGCCTGGTAAGGGAAGACCATCGCTGGGCCGCGAGAAGAGCGCTGactcctcttccacctcttctTCGGCCTCTgcagagaagcagagacagGAGGCTCGCAAGCGCCTGCTGGCTGCTAAGAAGGCTGCCTCATTTCGCCAGAACTCGGCCACGGAGAGTGCAGACAGCATTGAAATCTATGTCCCTGAGGCCCAGACACGcctctga
- the dlgap4b gene encoding disks large-associated protein 4 isoform X2 — protein MKGLGTNHNRHLSDSCDPSSGHPEALYPQKTSTLPRSPYLLSPTMEHYGTMDPHLYPSANPGSLPPEYMLPLNNQLSNSSTFPRIHYNSYDQSDFSPPGDSIGGISTGTMGTSMSVGMGTGMGMAALSGRTPMITSGSATISHHMTKNQAPPNLLEQFDKQLPGGRDGFSTLQFHRTSAVAAAKQRTDSPGRIRYMLHSVQKLFAKSQSLESQNMKGNINGRSTGSGGGSSSTEDGGKQNRRSKSKDRGTKSEATSKRRPRSNMSGYWSSDDLDSSDLSSYHNTMTMMTLGRPTGHDSQGGQSRYIHSGYNTISSSKSSNDMKYQTLAGPGGGGGLGGLAGLGGAGSMLMNDSDYMKGGSWSTLTMGQPRQVIQKGSATLDRSMLKSKSCQQELTCNYLQVGRRGDWSSTLGRSGGANEIPCRRMRSGSYVKAMGDMEDSDDSEGSPKPSPKTAARRQSYLRATQQSLSDQLPPRNSRTLDYTLLQGELDALWSPLHSVSSLHQLGSCLPSLRELSNNRSLDNLDCIGGTVSSLPQWDDDDFSQACSTLGRRSCMGQLRDLDMSHHYEDRSSESTYRGSRSHSQDNSEPPDLPMPTCFRSRSHSYLRAIQAGCSQDDDTASIDSGSPPPIDTTVHTYSTSTVSTCITTCKKAAPPPVPPRTTSKPYISVTVQSSTESAQDNYLDQQDRRSEVNSQSSHAHSNSSDSLDSTRANSLARGIPRPPHIIPTPIATPREPLAPATANAATETSDSVLQHDSLKSLLNKVNLVAEEPLVAPAPRRKLSSIGIQVDCIQEVPREETPPLAKFQSIGVQVEDGWQLSRSSSMASKQETDSDTQEISAISHINNTKPTQKKVMVNSASQSMSSPPGQDSLDNGGTTGDTSSPPPPRQILNRSTTRSSSSSFSESLDPALDPSSLPPPDPWLESGNGSNSGAPQTVSGGTLCRRDGHWFLKLLQAETGRMEGWCQQMDQETKDNQLSEEVLGKVRSAVGSAQLLMSQKFQQFRGLCEQNLNVNANPRPTAQDLAGFWDLLQLSIEDISLKFDELYHLKSNDWQSVPSAAAQSPPERKDEENVAPPASKKPGKGRPSLGREKSADSSSTSSSASAEKQRQEARKRLLAAKKAASFRQNSATESADSIEIYVPEAQTRL, from the exons ATGAAAGGGTTGGGGACCAACCATAATAGACACCTGTCTGACTCCTGTGACCCATCTTCAGGCCATCCAGAGGCCCTCTACCCTCAGAAGACCAGCACCCTGCCACGCAGTCCTTACCTGCTGAGCCCCACAATGGAGCACTATGGCACCATGGACCCCCACCTCTACCCCTCAGCCAACCCAGGCTCCCTTCCACCAGAATACATGCTGCCCCTCAACAACCAGCTGTCAAACAGCAGCACCTTCCCCAGGATTCACTACAACTCCTATGACCAATCTGATTTCTCTCCACCCGGAGACAGCATTGGTGGAATAAGTACAGGGACCATGGGTACATCCATGTCTGTGGGCATGGGAACAGGCATGGGCATGGCAGCGCTGAGTGGACGAACACCTATGATTACAAGTGGCTCAGCAACTATATCACATCATATGACCAAGAATCAGGCACCACCCAATCTTCTGGAACAGTTTGATAAACAGCTACCTGGTGGCCGGGATGGATTCAGCACATTACAGTTCCATCGAACATCTGCAGTAGCTGCTGCCAAGCAGCGCACAGACAGTCCTGGTCGCATTCGTTACATGCTGCACTCAGTGCAGAAGCTCTTTGCAAAATCCCAGTCACTTGAGAGCCAGAACATGAAAGGAAATATCAATGGACGCTCCACAGGCAGTGGTGGAGGCTCATCTAGTACCGAAGATGGAGGGAAGCAAAATCGCAGATCCAAAAGTAAAGATCGTGGTACAAAATCAGAGGCAACTTCCAAACGACGACCACGCTCTAACATGTCAGGTTACTGGAGCTCAGATGACTTAGACAGCAGTGATTTGAGCAGTTACCATAATACAATGACCATGATGACTCTGGGGCGTCCAACTGGCCATGACAGTCAAGGGGGCCAGAGCAGATACATCCACAGTGGCTACAACACTATCAGCTCCTCCAAAAGCAGCAATGACATGAAGTATCAGACCCTCGCCGGGCCTGGGGGCGGAGGTGGACTTGGGGGACTTGCGGGACTTGGAGGAGCAGGAAGTATGTTAATGAATGATAGTGATTATATGAAAGGAGGGTCCTGGTCCACATTAACCATGGGCCAACCGAGACAGGTGATCCAGAAGGGCTCAGCCACTCTGGACAGGTCCATGCTCAAGTCCAAATCTTGCCAACAGGAGCTAACCTGCAACTACCTGCAGGTTGGAAGACGG GGGGATTGGAGTAGCACATTAGGCCGCAGTGGGGGTGCCAATGAAATTCCATGTCGACGGATGCGCAGTGGTAGCTATGTGAAGGCCATGGGAGACATGGAAGACAGCGACGACTCGGAGGGGAGTCCCAAACCTTCACCAAAAACCGCTGCTCGTCGCCAGAGCTACCTCAGGGCTACACAGCAGTCTCTGAGCGACCAGCTACCCCCACGCAA CAGCAGAACCCTGGATTACACCTTGTTGCAGGGGGAGCTGGATGCCCTGTGGTCTCCACTCCACAGTGTGTCCTCTCTGCACCAGCTGGGCAG CTGTCTTCCGTCTCTCAGAGAGCTCTCCAATAACCGCAGCCTGGACAACCTAGACTGTATTGGGGGTACAGTCTCATCTTTGCCACAATGGGATGATGATGACTTCAGCCAAGCCTGCAGCACCTTGGGCAGACGTAGCTGCATGGGACAG CTACGGGACCTGGATATGAGTCATCATTATGAGGACCGCAGCTCCGAGTCCACATACAGAGGTTCCCGTTCCCATTCTCAGGACAACTCAGAGCCTCCAGACTTGCCCATGCCTACATGCTTCCGATCCCGCAGTCACAGCTACCTAAGAGCAATCCAGGCTGGCTGTTCCCAAGATGACGACACAGCATCCATAGACTCAGGCTCACCTCCTCCAATTGACACCACTGTTCACACCTACAGCACCAGCACTG tCTCTACATGCATAACCACCTGTAAGAAGGCTGCTCCTCCACCAGTGCCGCCCCGTACAACCTCCAAGCCCTACATCTCTGTGACGGTACAGAGCAGCACAGAGTCAGCCCAGGACAACTACCTGGATCAGCAGGATCgtaggtcagaggtcaacagCCAGTCAAGCCACGCACATAGCAACTCATCTGACAGCCTTGACAGCACCCGTGCCAACAGCTTGGCCCGTGGAATACCCCGCCCTCCACACATCATCCCCACTCCCATCGCCACCCCGAGAGAGCCACTCGCCCCCGCCACTGCCAATGCAGCCACTGAGACAAGTGACTCAGTACTCCAACATGATTCCCTGAAATCACTATTAAATAAAGTGAATCTAGTGGCAGAGGAGCCCCTAGTGGCCCCAGCACCCAGGCGTAAACTGTCATCCATTGGCATACAG GTTGACTGTATTCAGGAAGTTCCACGAGAAGAGACCCCACCACTGGCCAAATTTCAGTCAATTGGAGTACAGGTGGAGGACGGGTGGCA GCTCAGTCGCTCCAGTAGCATGGCCTCAAAACAAGAAACAGATTCAGACACACAAGAAATTTCTGCCATTTCCCATATCAATAATACCAAACCCACTCAGAAGAAAGTCATGGTCAATAGTGCCAGCCAATCCATGAGCTCCCCCCCTGGACAGGACTCATTAGACAACGGAGGCACTACTGGTGACACCtcctcacctccacctccaaGGCAGATCCTCAACCGCTCCACCACACGAAGTagctcttcctctttctcagaAAGTCTGGACCCAGCGCTGGACCCCTCATCACTACCACCTCCAGACCCCTGGCTGGAGAGTGGGAATGGGAGTAACAGCGGCGCCCCCCAAACTGTAAGTGGGGGAACACTTTGTCGGAGAGATGGCCACTGGTTCCTAAAGCTGCTGCAGGCCGAAacaggacggatggaaggatggTGCCAGCAGATGGATCAGGAGACCAAAGACAACCAGCTCTCAGAGGAAG TGCTGGGCAAGGTCCGCAGTGCAGTTGGAAGCGCCCAGCTCTTAATGTCCCAGAAGTTCCAGCAGTTCCGGGGACTGTGCGAACAAAACTTG AATGTGAATGCCAATCCGAGGCCCACAGCCCAGGACCTGGCTGGTTTCTGGGACCTGCTGCAGCTCTCCATCGAAGACATCAGCCTCAAGTTCGATGAGCTCTACCATCTCAAGTCCAATGACTGGCAGTCTGTGCCATCTGCGGCTGCCCAGTCGCCCCCTGAGCGGAAG GACGAGGAGAACGTGGCCCCTCCGGCATCAAAGAAGCCTGGTAAGGGAAGACCATCGCTGGGCCGCGAGAAGAGCGCTGactcctcttccacctcttctTCGGCCTCTgcagagaagcagagacagGAGGCTCGCAAGCGCCTGCTGGCTGCTAAGAAGGCTGCCTCATTTCGCCAGAACTCGGCCACGGAGAGTGCAGACAGCATTGAAATCTATGTCCCTGAGGCCCAGACACGcctctga
- the dlgap4b gene encoding disks large-associated protein 4 isoform X3: MKGLGTNHNRHLSDSCDPSSGHPEALYPQKTSTLPRSPYLLSPTMEHYGTMDPHLYPSANPGSLPPEYMLPLNNQLSNSSTFPRIHYNSYDQSDFSPPGDSIGGISTGTMGTSMSVGMGTGMGMAALSGRTPMITSGSATISHHMTKNQAPPNLLEQFDKQLPGGRDGFSTLQFHRTSAVAAAKQRTDSPGRIRYMLHSVQKLFAKSQSLESQNMKGNINGRSTGSGGGSSSTEDGGKQNRRSKSKDRGTKSEATSKRRPRSNMSGYWSSDDLDSSDLSSYHNTMTMMTLGRPTGHDSQGGQSRYIHSGYNTISSSKSSNDMKYQTLAGPGGGGGLGGLAGLGGAGSMLMNDSDYMKGGSWSTLTMGQPRQVIQKGSATLDRSMLKSKSCQQELTCNYLQVGRRVSRPELNGDWSSTLGRSGGANEIPCRRMRSGSYVKAMGDMEDSDDSEGSPKPSPKTAARRQSYLRATQQSLSDQLPPRNCLPSLRELSNNRSLDNLDCIGGTVSSLPQWDDDDFSQACSTLGRRSCMGQLRDLDMSHHYEDRSSESTYRGSRSHSQDNSEPPDLPMPTCFRSRSHSYLRAIQAGCSQDDDTASIDSGSPPPIDTTVHTYSTSTVSTCITTCKKAAPPPVPPRTTSKPYISVTVQSSTESAQDNYLDQQDRRSEVNSQSSHAHSNSSDSLDSTRANSLARGIPRPPHIIPTPIATPREPLAPATANAATETSDSVLQHDSLKSLLNKVNLVAEEPLVAPAPRRKLSSIGIQVDCIQEVPREETPPLAKFQSIGVQVEDGWQLSRSSSMASKQETDSDTQEISAISHINNTKPTQKKVMVNSASQSMSSPPGQDSLDNGGTTGDTSSPPPPRQILNRSTTRSSSSSFSESLDPALDPSSLPPPDPWLESGNGSNSGAPQTVSGGTLCRRDGHWFLKLLQAETGRMEGWCQQMDQETKDNQLSEEVLGKVRSAVGSAQLLMSQKFQQFRGLCEQNLNVNANPRPTAQDLAGFWDLLQLSIEDISLKFDELYHLKSNDWQSVPSAAAQSPPERKDEENVAPPASKKPGKGRPSLGREKSADSSSTSSSASAEKQRQEARKRLLAAKKAASFRQNSATESADSIEIYVPEAQTRL, translated from the exons ATGAAAGGGTTGGGGACCAACCATAATAGACACCTGTCTGACTCCTGTGACCCATCTTCAGGCCATCCAGAGGCCCTCTACCCTCAGAAGACCAGCACCCTGCCACGCAGTCCTTACCTGCTGAGCCCCACAATGGAGCACTATGGCACCATGGACCCCCACCTCTACCCCTCAGCCAACCCAGGCTCCCTTCCACCAGAATACATGCTGCCCCTCAACAACCAGCTGTCAAACAGCAGCACCTTCCCCAGGATTCACTACAACTCCTATGACCAATCTGATTTCTCTCCACCCGGAGACAGCATTGGTGGAATAAGTACAGGGACCATGGGTACATCCATGTCTGTGGGCATGGGAACAGGCATGGGCATGGCAGCGCTGAGTGGACGAACACCTATGATTACAAGTGGCTCAGCAACTATATCACATCATATGACCAAGAATCAGGCACCACCCAATCTTCTGGAACAGTTTGATAAACAGCTACCTGGTGGCCGGGATGGATTCAGCACATTACAGTTCCATCGAACATCTGCAGTAGCTGCTGCCAAGCAGCGCACAGACAGTCCTGGTCGCATTCGTTACATGCTGCACTCAGTGCAGAAGCTCTTTGCAAAATCCCAGTCACTTGAGAGCCAGAACATGAAAGGAAATATCAATGGACGCTCCACAGGCAGTGGTGGAGGCTCATCTAGTACCGAAGATGGAGGGAAGCAAAATCGCAGATCCAAAAGTAAAGATCGTGGTACAAAATCAGAGGCAACTTCCAAACGACGACCACGCTCTAACATGTCAGGTTACTGGAGCTCAGATGACTTAGACAGCAGTGATTTGAGCAGTTACCATAATACAATGACCATGATGACTCTGGGGCGTCCAACTGGCCATGACAGTCAAGGGGGCCAGAGCAGATACATCCACAGTGGCTACAACACTATCAGCTCCTCCAAAAGCAGCAATGACATGAAGTATCAGACCCTCGCCGGGCCTGGGGGCGGAGGTGGACTTGGGGGACTTGCGGGACTTGGAGGAGCAGGAAGTATGTTAATGAATGATAGTGATTATATGAAAGGAGGGTCCTGGTCCACATTAACCATGGGCCAACCGAGACAGGTGATCCAGAAGGGCTCAGCCACTCTGGACAGGTCCATGCTCAAGTCCAAATCTTGCCAACAGGAGCTAACCTGCAACTACCTGCAGGTTGGAAGACGGGTGAGTAGGCCTGAGTTGAAT GGGGATTGGAGTAGCACATTAGGCCGCAGTGGGGGTGCCAATGAAATTCCATGTCGACGGATGCGCAGTGGTAGCTATGTGAAGGCCATGGGAGACATGGAAGACAGCGACGACTCGGAGGGGAGTCCCAAACCTTCACCAAAAACCGCTGCTCGTCGCCAGAGCTACCTCAGGGCTACACAGCAGTCTCTGAGCGACCAGCTACCCCCACGCAA CTGTCTTCCGTCTCTCAGAGAGCTCTCCAATAACCGCAGCCTGGACAACCTAGACTGTATTGGGGGTACAGTCTCATCTTTGCCACAATGGGATGATGATGACTTCAGCCAAGCCTGCAGCACCTTGGGCAGACGTAGCTGCATGGGACAG CTACGGGACCTGGATATGAGTCATCATTATGAGGACCGCAGCTCCGAGTCCACATACAGAGGTTCCCGTTCCCATTCTCAGGACAACTCAGAGCCTCCAGACTTGCCCATGCCTACATGCTTCCGATCCCGCAGTCACAGCTACCTAAGAGCAATCCAGGCTGGCTGTTCCCAAGATGACGACACAGCATCCATAGACTCAGGCTCACCTCCTCCAATTGACACCACTGTTCACACCTACAGCACCAGCACTG tCTCTACATGCATAACCACCTGTAAGAAGGCTGCTCCTCCACCAGTGCCGCCCCGTACAACCTCCAAGCCCTACATCTCTGTGACGGTACAGAGCAGCACAGAGTCAGCCCAGGACAACTACCTGGATCAGCAGGATCgtaggtcagaggtcaacagCCAGTCAAGCCACGCACATAGCAACTCATCTGACAGCCTTGACAGCACCCGTGCCAACAGCTTGGCCCGTGGAATACCCCGCCCTCCACACATCATCCCCACTCCCATCGCCACCCCGAGAGAGCCACTCGCCCCCGCCACTGCCAATGCAGCCACTGAGACAAGTGACTCAGTACTCCAACATGATTCCCTGAAATCACTATTAAATAAAGTGAATCTAGTGGCAGAGGAGCCCCTAGTGGCCCCAGCACCCAGGCGTAAACTGTCATCCATTGGCATACAG GTTGACTGTATTCAGGAAGTTCCACGAGAAGAGACCCCACCACTGGCCAAATTTCAGTCAATTGGAGTACAGGTGGAGGACGGGTGGCA GCTCAGTCGCTCCAGTAGCATGGCCTCAAAACAAGAAACAGATTCAGACACACAAGAAATTTCTGCCATTTCCCATATCAATAATACCAAACCCACTCAGAAGAAAGTCATGGTCAATAGTGCCAGCCAATCCATGAGCTCCCCCCCTGGACAGGACTCATTAGACAACGGAGGCACTACTGGTGACACCtcctcacctccacctccaaGGCAGATCCTCAACCGCTCCACCACACGAAGTagctcttcctctttctcagaAAGTCTGGACCCAGCGCTGGACCCCTCATCACTACCACCTCCAGACCCCTGGCTGGAGAGTGGGAATGGGAGTAACAGCGGCGCCCCCCAAACTGTAAGTGGGGGAACACTTTGTCGGAGAGATGGCCACTGGTTCCTAAAGCTGCTGCAGGCCGAAacaggacggatggaaggatggTGCCAGCAGATGGATCAGGAGACCAAAGACAACCAGCTCTCAGAGGAAG TGCTGGGCAAGGTCCGCAGTGCAGTTGGAAGCGCCCAGCTCTTAATGTCCCAGAAGTTCCAGCAGTTCCGGGGACTGTGCGAACAAAACTTG AATGTGAATGCCAATCCGAGGCCCACAGCCCAGGACCTGGCTGGTTTCTGGGACCTGCTGCAGCTCTCCATCGAAGACATCAGCCTCAAGTTCGATGAGCTCTACCATCTCAAGTCCAATGACTGGCAGTCTGTGCCATCTGCGGCTGCCCAGTCGCCCCCTGAGCGGAAG GACGAGGAGAACGTGGCCCCTCCGGCATCAAAGAAGCCTGGTAAGGGAAGACCATCGCTGGGCCGCGAGAAGAGCGCTGactcctcttccacctcttctTCGGCCTCTgcagagaagcagagacagGAGGCTCGCAAGCGCCTGCTGGCTGCTAAGAAGGCTGCCTCATTTCGCCAGAACTCGGCCACGGAGAGTGCAGACAGCATTGAAATCTATGTCCCTGAGGCCCAGACACGcctctga